One window of Phycisphaeraceae bacterium genomic DNA carries:
- the secE gene encoding preprotein translocase subunit SecE, with product MTAALSGLLVAAGAGWLWQQLAIVSLPTPTWRMTVRDAGLEIQPGQQIELLTKGAHEGDYIKIGSATAKTWETLTKSQHQLVAGDITMDGTQSPSDTQGIRNTAKPERVLLLEGRAGGIPIFQRVYLQAGGAGLFLIGGAILIFWIVGLKHRTVDFLIATDAEMKKVNWSTRREITMQTQVVIVAFFLIAALIFAIDYVFQGIFRLLHVIRLG from the coding sequence ATGACCGCCGCCCTCTCCGGTTTGCTCGTCGCCGCGGGCGCCGGCTGGCTCTGGCAGCAGCTCGCGATCGTCAGCCTGCCCACGCCCACTTGGCGGATGACCGTCCGCGACGCCGGATTGGAAATCCAACCCGGGCAGCAGATCGAACTATTGACCAAGGGCGCTCACGAAGGCGACTACATCAAAATCGGTTCCGCCACCGCCAAGACTTGGGAGACTCTGACCAAGTCTCAGCATCAGCTCGTCGCCGGCGACATCACGATGGACGGGACTCAATCCCCGTCCGACACGCAGGGAATCCGCAACACCGCGAAGCCCGAGCGCGTCCTGCTGCTCGAAGGAAGAGCCGGCGGCATCCCGATCTTCCAGCGCGTCTACCTCCAGGCGGGCGGCGCCGGCTTGTTCCTGATCGGCGGCGCCATTCTCATTTTCTGGATCGTCGGTCTCAAGCACCGCACCGTGGATTTCCTCATCGCGACCGATGCGGAAATGAAGAAGGTGAACTGGTCGACCCGGCGCGAGATCACCATGCAGACGCAGGTGGTCATCGTCGCCTTCTTCCTGATCGCGGCGCTGATCTTCGCGATCGATTACGTCTTCCAGGGCATCTTCCGGTTGCTGCACGTCATCCGTCTCGGTTGA
- a CDS encoding immunoglobulin domain-containing protein, whose translation MQMRTLGSVLVFAFGMCGQALAADCGGQWLPGYGVAGVNGSVNAMTLWDPDGAGPLPEVLVIGGSFSMVGATSAKNLAMWDGQHWSEIGGGVGSTVKALAVYQGKLCVGGSFTTAGGVATGRLAAWDGATWTGGGTEPTTTINALQVFQGELVAAGGFVLSGAGTPIAKWNGASWSFLGANSAIGSGINVLTVFEGKLIAGGSFTTAGGNPAGGIASWDGAWTALGSGVNATKAVRALVVYGAELYAGGNFTALGGTDARFLGVWDGTHWEATGMPVSTVGGNSLGVNAFAVFEGKLIVGGDTLNSRINAWDGASWGTLGQWTEGVVFCLQPFNGSLFGGTDGSYRTELGRGIIRYDDGAWSAIAIGFDDSLSAIASFDDKLMLAGQFDQVAGSVIRGFGQWDGAAWTTVGSNAPYAVQSMRTVNGSLYTSGPFSGIAAWNGSAWASVSGLANSLGAVLRLSEYQEELLAVGRVQLSGGSGGPVAAWTGSQWKTFGTDLTGEALSAVQYEGDLVVTESNFMRLSSDPTARGIFRYDGSAWHAWPVSLSFTGYLAVYNGKLMVGSSNVRSIDGVSYGALAQWEGDHWASVGGGVSGVGLSNAGVRVLKHYKGDLVIAGTFNLAGSVVVSNIARWNGVEWRSMGTGLSGGPVVDVQEFQDELVAIGTFVRADGRPSAYFARWTDNPTPWVAVDPQSRPVNQGLTVTLKAAAASGYSSVTYKWQRNGADIADGSGGASSGGGAVSGASGSLVSPSNGSNVTLTITNVQASDSGSYTVEFDNTCNSATSAAADISVNSCPGDLNADGFVNDEDFSLFAGAYNLLVCEDQAMPEWCPADLNGDDLVDDLDFQIFVVAYDQLVCE comes from the coding sequence ATGCAAATGCGCACATTGGGGTCGGTGCTCGTTTTCGCGTTCGGCATGTGCGGACAAGCCCTCGCCGCGGATTGCGGCGGACAGTGGCTTCCCGGATACGGCGTGGCGGGTGTCAATGGCTCAGTCAACGCAATGACGCTTTGGGATCCGGATGGCGCTGGGCCGCTGCCCGAGGTGCTCGTCATTGGCGGCAGTTTCTCAATGGTCGGCGCCACGAGCGCCAAAAACCTCGCAATGTGGGATGGCCAGCACTGGTCCGAGATCGGCGGCGGAGTTGGAAGCACGGTAAAAGCGCTCGCCGTCTATCAGGGCAAGCTGTGTGTCGGCGGGAGCTTCACGACAGCGGGCGGGGTCGCCACGGGTCGGCTCGCGGCCTGGGATGGCGCGACATGGACCGGAGGCGGAACGGAACCCACGACCACGATCAACGCGCTGCAGGTATTTCAAGGCGAGCTTGTTGCCGCAGGCGGATTCGTGCTGTCGGGCGCGGGAACGCCGATCGCAAAGTGGAATGGTGCGTCTTGGAGTTTTCTTGGCGCGAATTCGGCCATCGGGAGCGGAATCAACGTGCTGACCGTCTTTGAAGGAAAGCTGATCGCAGGCGGTTCATTCACGACTGCCGGAGGCAACCCCGCAGGTGGGATTGCTTCGTGGGACGGTGCGTGGACCGCACTCGGCAGCGGCGTGAACGCGACAAAAGCGGTTCGGGCGCTCGTCGTCTATGGCGCCGAGCTCTATGCCGGCGGAAACTTCACTGCCCTCGGCGGTACCGACGCGAGGTTTCTCGGAGTGTGGGACGGAACGCATTGGGAAGCCACCGGAATGCCGGTGAGCACAGTGGGCGGAAACTCCCTTGGTGTGAATGCGTTCGCAGTGTTTGAAGGCAAACTGATCGTGGGCGGAGATACTCTTAATTCTCGCATCAACGCCTGGGATGGTGCTTCTTGGGGCACGCTTGGTCAGTGGACCGAAGGCGTCGTGTTCTGCCTTCAACCGTTCAACGGCTCGCTATTTGGGGGAACCGACGGAAGCTATCGAACCGAACTTGGGCGCGGAATCATCCGGTACGACGATGGCGCGTGGAGCGCGATCGCGATCGGGTTCGACGACAGCTTGAGTGCGATCGCGTCATTCGACGACAAGCTGATGCTCGCGGGGCAGTTTGATCAGGTTGCCGGGTCAGTCATTCGCGGGTTTGGACAATGGGATGGGGCCGCTTGGACGACGGTGGGATCGAACGCACCCTACGCCGTTCAAAGCATGCGAACGGTGAACGGAAGCCTCTACACGAGCGGCCCATTTAGCGGAATTGCTGCGTGGAACGGTAGCGCGTGGGCTTCGGTTTCGGGATTGGCGAACAGCCTGGGCGCGGTGCTCAGGCTGTCGGAGTATCAGGAAGAACTGCTGGCGGTCGGACGGGTGCAACTTTCGGGAGGATCGGGTGGTCCCGTTGCCGCCTGGACCGGATCTCAGTGGAAAACTTTCGGGACCGATTTGACTGGGGAAGCTTTGTCCGCAGTCCAGTACGAGGGCGATCTGGTAGTGACTGAGTCGAACTTCATGAGACTGAGTTCTGATCCCACAGCCCGCGGCATCTTTCGATACGACGGCAGTGCCTGGCATGCTTGGCCGGTCAGTCTTTCCTTCACCGGCTATCTGGCCGTTTACAACGGAAAGCTCATGGTCGGCTCAAGCAATGTTCGGAGCATCGATGGTGTGAGCTACGGCGCACTCGCGCAGTGGGAAGGTGACCACTGGGCAAGCGTCGGAGGCGGTGTCTCGGGCGTCGGTTTGAGCAACGCAGGCGTTCGTGTGCTGAAACACTACAAGGGAGATCTAGTTATTGCCGGCACGTTCAATCTTGCCGGAAGCGTTGTGGTGAGCAACATCGCTCGATGGAATGGCGTTGAGTGGCGATCGATGGGCACCGGGCTGAGCGGCGGTCCCGTTGTCGACGTTCAAGAGTTTCAAGATGAACTTGTTGCCATCGGAACGTTTGTCCGCGCCGATGGCCGGCCCTCCGCTTACTTCGCGCGCTGGACCGACAACCCGACGCCGTGGGTCGCGGTCGATCCGCAATCGCGCCCGGTGAATCAGGGTCTGACAGTGACTCTCAAAGCAGCCGCGGCGAGCGGGTACTCGAGCGTCACCTACAAGTGGCAGCGCAACGGCGCGGACATCGCTGACGGCTCCGGCGGCGCATCGTCCGGCGGCGGCGCGGTCAGCGGTGCATCGGGGTCGCTCGTTTCTCCGAGCAACGGTTCAAACGTCACGCTCACGATCACGAACGTGCAGGCTTCGGATTCGGGCAGCTACACAGTCGAGTTCGACAACACCTGCAACTCGGCAACGAGTGCCGCGGCGGACATCTCGGTTAATAGCTGTCCGGGCGATCTCAACGCCGATGGCTTTGTGAATGACGAAGACTTCTCGCTCTTCGCCGGCGCGTACAACCTGCTTGTCTGCGAAGACCAGGCGATGCCAGAGTGGTGCCCGGCGGACCTCAACGGCGACGACCTCGTGGACGATCTTGATTTCCAGATATTCGTCGTTGCATACGACCAGCTCGTCTGCGAGTAG
- the tuf gene encoding elongation factor Tu, with translation MAKGVFTRTKPHVNVGTIGHIDHGKSTLTAALSARSAAKFGGEIKSYADITKGGTVRDANKTVTIASSHTEYETNKRHYAHVDCPGHADFVKNMITGAAQMDGAILVVSAADGPMPQTREHVLLARQVGVPHIVVFLNKVDLVDDAELLDLVELEVRELLKKYGFPGDTTPVIRGQSKLAVENPKDDKACKPIDDLFDAIDSFIPEPQREVDKPFLMSVEDVFSIKGRGTVATGRIERGIVKVGDTCEIVGLRPETKSTVVTGVEMFNKTLDSGQAGDNVGALLRGVEKNDIERGQVLCKPGSIKPHTKFKGEVYVLTKEEGGRHTPFFSGYRPQFYFRTTDVTGTTKLLGGAEMCMPGDNITMEIDLMGKPVAMEKGVRFAVREGGKTIGSGVVTEIIE, from the coding sequence ATGGCAAAGGGCGTCTTTACTCGTACCAAACCCCACGTGAACGTCGGCACCATCGGTCACATCGACCACGGAAAGTCGACTCTCACCGCTGCCCTCTCGGCCCGCTCCGCGGCCAAGTTCGGCGGCGAAATCAAGTCGTACGCCGACATCACCAAGGGCGGCACCGTTCGCGACGCGAACAAGACCGTCACCATCGCCTCGTCTCACACCGAGTACGAGACCAACAAGCGGCACTACGCCCACGTCGACTGCCCGGGCCACGCCGACTTCGTCAAGAACATGATCACCGGCGCCGCCCAGATGGACGGCGCGATCCTCGTCGTCTCCGCCGCCGACGGCCCGATGCCGCAGACCCGCGAGCACGTTCTGCTCGCGCGTCAGGTCGGCGTGCCGCACATCGTCGTCTTCCTCAACAAGGTCGATCTCGTTGACGATGCCGAACTCCTCGACCTCGTCGAGCTCGAAGTGCGCGAACTCCTGAAAAAGTACGGATTCCCCGGCGACACCACCCCGGTGATCCGCGGCCAGTCGAAGCTCGCCGTCGAGAACCCCAAGGACGACAAGGCCTGCAAGCCCATCGATGATCTCTTCGATGCGATCGACAGCTTCATCCCCGAGCCGCAGCGCGAAGTCGACAAGCCCTTCCTCATGAGCGTCGAAGACGTCTTCTCGATCAAGGGCCGCGGCACCGTCGCCACCGGTCGTATCGAGCGCGGCATCGTCAAGGTCGGCGACACCTGCGAGATCGTCGGTCTCCGCCCCGAGACCAAGAGCACCGTCGTCACCGGCGTCGAAATGTTCAACAAGACCCTCGACAGCGGCCAGGCCGGCGACAACGTCGGCGCCCTGCTCCGCGGCGTCGAAAAGAACGACATCGAGCGCGGCCAGGTGCTCTGCAAGCCCGGCTCGATCAAGCCCCACACCAAGTTCAAGGGCGAGGTTTACGTCCTCACCAAGGAAGAGGGCGGACGCCACACCCCGTTCTTCAGCGGCTACCGCCCGCAGTTCTACTTCCGCACGACCGACGTCACCGGCACGACCAAGCTGCTCGGCGGCGCCGAAATGTGCATGCCCGGCGACAACATCACCATGGAAATCGACCTGATGGGCAAGCCCGTCGCCATGGAAAAAGGCGTTCGCTTCGCCGTTCGTGAAGGCGGCAAGACGATCGGCTCCGGCGTCGTCACCGAGATCATCGAGTAA
- a CDS encoding DinB family protein, which produces MRSQEFVASSVRHSKDLLKRYLVKFDDSNHTRTAPGCPNHLAWCLGHLALTASRFAEWLPRGNQNGGALPVSDFIVDAKSGDENRFGTESICFGSDPNSPGVVFPTFARCVQIFEAATERLAAGVEQLSDAELVAPVPMFGGKMTPPYLLAARAIYHVGIHNGQIAYLRREIGLGSALG; this is translated from the coding sequence ATGCGCTCCCAAGAATTTGTGGCGTCGTCGGTACGCCACTCCAAAGACCTGCTCAAGCGTTACCTCGTCAAATTCGACGACTCGAATCACACGCGGACGGCGCCAGGCTGTCCGAATCATTTGGCGTGGTGCCTTGGACATCTCGCTCTGACGGCTTCGCGGTTTGCGGAGTGGCTGCCGCGCGGAAATCAGAATGGCGGCGCGTTGCCGGTTTCAGATTTCATCGTCGATGCCAAGTCCGGCGATGAGAATCGATTCGGCACCGAGAGCATTTGCTTCGGGAGCGATCCGAATTCGCCGGGAGTCGTTTTTCCAACGTTCGCGAGGTGCGTGCAGATCTTCGAAGCCGCGACCGAACGGCTGGCCGCAGGGGTCGAGCAATTGAGCGACGCCGAATTGGTCGCGCCTGTGCCGATGTTCGGCGGAAAGATGACCCCGCCTTATCTCCTGGCGGCACGGGCGATTTATCACGTCGGAATCCACAACGGACAAATCGCCTATCTCCGCCGGGAGATTGGACTTGGGAGCGCGCTCGGATAG
- the rpmG gene encoding 50S ribosomal protein L33: MAKKKSMAREFLWLQCKETGDLNYRTSVNTKGGMPEGLKEGLMKYSPRLRKHTMHKVKRK; this comes from the coding sequence ATGGCGAAGAAGAAATCGATGGCCCGCGAGTTCCTTTGGCTTCAGTGCAAGGAGACGGGCGACCTCAACTACCGCACCAGCGTGAACACCAAGGGCGGCATGCCCGAAGGCCTCAAGGAAGGCCTCATGAAGTACTCGCCCCGTCTGCGCAAGCACACGATGCACAAGGTCAAGAGGAAGTAA